From Dromaius novaehollandiae isolate bDroNov1 chromosome 15, bDroNov1.hap1, whole genome shotgun sequence, a single genomic window includes:
- the NEUROG1 gene encoding neurogenin-1 encodes MPAEAASSGGAAEPPGAPRERRRRRGRARARTEALLHTLKRSRRVKANDRERNRMHHLNAALDELRSVLPTFPDDTKLTKIETLRFAYNYIWALSETLRLAEQCLPPPPARRAAQPPSPGSDAGSWLSSASPSAPSLCASASGPSSPATSEDGAYAPAETLRAFRGLPPAAPPAAPCR; translated from the coding sequence ATGCCCGCGGAGGCGGCgagcagcggcggcgcggcggagccgccgggagccccgcgggagcggcggcggcggcgcgggcgggcgcgggcgcgcacCGAGGCGCTGCTGCACACGCTGAAGCGCAGCCGGCGGGTGAAGGCCAACGACCGGGAGCGCAACCGCATGCACCACCTCAACGCCGCGCTGGACGAGCTGCGCAGCGTGCTGCCCACCTTCCCCGACGACACCAAGCTCACCAAGATCGAGACGCTGCGCTTCGCCTACAACTACATCTGGGCGCTCTCGGAGACGCTGCGCCTGGCCGAGCAgtgcctgccgccgccgcccgcccgccgcgccgcgcagccccccagccccggcagcgACGCCGGCTCCTGGCTGTCCAGCGCCTCCCCGTCGGCGCCGTCGCTCTGCGCCAGCGCCTccggccccagcagccccgcCACCTCCGAGGACGGCGCCTACGCGCCCGCGGAGACCCTGCGCGCCTTCCgcgggctgccgcccgccgcgccgcccgccgcgccctgCCGCTAG